The segment CTCAGGAAACGCAGTGCGAGGGGTGCTGTATCCTCGGCAAGAAGTTCGAGCCGCTGGGGGTGGGCTACCTCGAACGGTTTGTGGCCGACTACGAGCGCGAGCATGGCATGGTTGGCCTGCCGGAGATCGCTCCCCCGACCGGCAAGCGGGTGGCGATCATCGGTTCCGGCCCGGCAGGGTTAAGCGCCGCGGGCGATCTTGTTCGTTGGGGGCACGCGGTCACCGTCTTCGAGGCGCTGCATGAGATCGGCGGCGTCTTGATGTATGGGATCCCCGAGTTCCGCTTGCCGAAGGAAATCGTCCGGCAAGAGGTCAACACACTTGGGCAAATGGGGGTCGAGTTCCAGACCAATGTCGTCGTCGGCAAGACGGTGACGATCGACGAACTCATGACCGAGGACGGCTACGATGCCGTGCTGGTCGCCACGGGCGCGGGCTTGCCGAAGTTCATGGACCTTCCCGGAGAGCATCTGTCGGGGGTTTACTCGGCCAACGAGTTCCTGACGCGCGTCAACCTGATGCATGCCAACGACTTCCCGAATTTCGACGAGCCGGTCTTCGACTGCCGGGGGCAGGACATCGCCGTCATCGGCGGCGGCAACACGGCGATGGACGCCGTCCGCACGGCTGCCCGCCTGGGAGCCCGGACCAGCACCTTGATTTATCGCCGGACCGAGGCCGAGATGCCCGCCCGGGTCGAGGAGGTCCGCCACGCCAAGCAAGAGGGAATCGACCTCTTGACCCTGGCCAATCCGGTTGCGTTTCTTGGTGATGACGAGGGACGCCTGACGGCGGTGCGATGCATCCGGATGGAGCTGGGCGAACCGGACGACTCGGGCCGACGATCGCCGGTGCCGATCGCCGGGTCGGAGTTCGAACTGCCGGTGGCGATGGCGGTGGTCGCGCTCGGCACGGGGGCGAATCCGCTGGTGCAATCGTCGACCCCTGACATGGCCACGAACCGCAAGGGGTACATCGCGGCCGATCCAGAGACCTTGCGGACCTCGAAGCCCGGCGTGTTTGCCGCGGGGGACATCGTGACCGGAGGTGCGACGGTGATCCTGGCAATGGCCGCCGGTCGCACGGCCGCCGCGTCGATCCGAGCGTATCTCGACACCGGCCGCTGGAATGAGGAGTCTCCTTCGCCTGCCTGACGATCGCGAAGGAGGATCGGGCGACGGAGTGATTGTCAGGTGAATGGATCTGCCATGTCGCTTCGAGTGGC is part of the Tautonia marina genome and harbors:
- the gltA gene encoding NADPH-dependent glutamate synthase, coding for MSRNTLPPKERTKIPRQAMPEQEAELRRHNFAEVNQGLTVLGATTEALRCLECAKPACVAGCPVGVKIRDFVELISAGDYLGAASKIREDNVLPAITGRVCPQETQCEGCCILGKKFEPLGVGYLERFVADYEREHGMVGLPEIAPPTGKRVAIIGSGPAGLSAAGDLVRWGHAVTVFEALHEIGGVLMYGIPEFRLPKEIVRQEVNTLGQMGVEFQTNVVVGKTVTIDELMTEDGYDAVLVATGAGLPKFMDLPGEHLSGVYSANEFLTRVNLMHANDFPNFDEPVFDCRGQDIAVIGGGNTAMDAVRTAARLGARTSTLIYRRTEAEMPARVEEVRHAKQEGIDLLTLANPVAFLGDDEGRLTAVRCIRMELGEPDDSGRRSPVPIAGSEFELPVAMAVVALGTGANPLVQSSTPDMATNRKGYIAADPETLRTSKPGVFAAGDIVTGGATVILAMAAGRTAAASIRAYLDTGRWNEESPSPA